A stretch of the Sulfurimonas sp. HSL-1656 genome encodes the following:
- a CDS encoding thermonuclease family protein, producing MKLYLTILLACHTLTAASINTKNFGSMRVDEVTSVYDGDTFRATVNAWPQLIGERIGIRINGIDTPEMKGKCQAEKLMARKAKQHTIALLHNAKVVELRNMKRGKYFRVVADVYADGKSIGQSLITSGLAVPYDGGTKTKDWCR from the coding sequence TTGAAACTCTATCTGACTATTTTACTTGCATGCCACACCCTTACCGCGGCTTCGATCAACACCAAAAACTTCGGTTCCATGAGAGTCGACGAGGTTACGAGCGTTTATGACGGGGACACCTTCCGTGCCACAGTCAATGCATGGCCCCAGCTGATCGGCGAACGCATCGGCATCCGGATCAACGGTATCGACACCCCGGAGATGAAAGGGAAGTGCCAGGCCGAGAAGCTGATGGCCCGCAAAGCCAAGCAGCATACGATCGCCCTGCTCCACAACGCAAAAGTGGTTGAACTCCGCAACATGAAACGCGGCAAATATTTCCGCGTCGTGGCGGATGTTTATGCGGATGGGAAGAGTATCGGGCAGAGCCTCATTACGAGCGGCCTGGCCGTTCCGTATGACGGAGGGACAAAGACGAAGGATTGGTGTCGCTGA